From the genome of Rhodobacteraceae bacterium Araon29, one region includes:
- a CDS encoding 2-isopropylmalate synthase, which translates to MTQTDSKDRVVIFDTTLRDGEQSPGATMTHDEKLEIAELLDEMGVDIIEAGFPIASEGDFNAVSEIAERSKSAVICGLARANFGDIDRCWDAVKHAKQPRIHTFIGTSPLHRAIPNLDMDQMAERIHDTVTHARNLCGNVQWSPMDATRTETDYLCRVVEIAIKAGASTINIPDTVGYTAPAESADLIRMLIDRVPGADEVIFATHCHNDLGMATANALAAVDGGARQIECTINGLGERAGNTALEEVVMALKVRGDIMPYYTDIDTAKIMNISRRVAAVSGFAVQFNKAIVGKNAFAHESGIHQDGMLKNAETFEIMRPEDVGLAATNLVMGKHSGRAALRSKLEDLGYKLADNQLKDVFVRFKELADRKKEVYDDDLIALMQAGEDAENDHLTLKSLRVVCGMDGPQEAQMTLVIGGKDLSTTATGDGPVDATFNAVKSLYSHQAHLQLYQVHAVTEGTDAQATVSVRMEEDGNIATGQSADTDTVVASAKAYINALNRLFIRRGRIGEDKKEITYRDVS; encoded by the coding sequence ATGACACAAACAGATAGCAAAGACCGCGTTGTAATTTTCGACACAACACTGCGCGATGGCGAGCAAAGCCCGGGCGCGACCATGACCCATGACGAAAAGCTCGAAATTGCCGAGCTGCTAGATGAAATGGGAGTCGATATTATTGAGGCCGGCTTTCCAATTGCCTCCGAAGGTGACTTCAACGCTGTTTCGGAAATCGCCGAACGTAGCAAAAGTGCGGTCATATGCGGTTTGGCGCGAGCCAATTTTGGTGATATCGACCGCTGCTGGGATGCAGTGAAACACGCAAAACAGCCACGAATTCACACATTTATCGGTACATCGCCCCTGCATCGGGCGATCCCCAATCTAGATATGGACCAGATGGCCGAGCGTATTCATGACACTGTCACCCATGCCCGCAACCTTTGCGGCAATGTGCAATGGTCCCCAATGGATGCCACCCGCACTGAAACTGACTATCTGTGCCGGGTTGTGGAAATCGCAATTAAAGCCGGCGCGTCGACCATAAATATTCCTGATACAGTGGGTTATACAGCACCGGCCGAGTCCGCTGATCTTATCCGAATGCTGATTGACCGGGTGCCGGGGGCGGATGAGGTGATATTTGCCACCCATTGCCACAATGATCTGGGCATGGCGACCGCCAATGCCCTTGCTGCGGTGGATGGTGGCGCACGCCAGATCGAGTGCACCATCAACGGATTGGGCGAACGGGCTGGCAACACCGCTTTGGAAGAAGTGGTGATGGCTCTAAAAGTGCGCGGCGATATCATGCCCTATTATACCGATATCGATACGGCCAAGATCATGAATATCTCACGCCGCGTGGCGGCGGTTTCGGGGTTTGCAGTGCAGTTCAACAAAGCGATTGTCGGCAAAAATGCGTTTGCCCATGAAAGCGGCATCCATCAGGATGGGATGCTAAAAAATGCTGAAACCTTTGAAATTATGCGCCCAGAAGATGTTGGACTTGCCGCCACAAATTTGGTGATGGGAAAACATTCGGGTCGTGCGGCGCTGCGCTCAAAGCTTGAAGACCTGGGCTATAAGTTGGCTGATAATCAGCTCAAAGATGTTTTCGTGCGCTTCAAGGAACTCGCGGATCGCAAAAAGGAAGTCTATGACGACGATCTGATCGCACTGATGCAAGCAGGCGAGGATGCCGAAAATGACCATCTGACGCTGAAATCCTTGCGGGTTGTTTGTGGCATGGATGGTCCGCAAGAAGCGCAGATGACTTTGGTGATTGGCGGCAAAGACCTATCAACAACCGCCACAGGCGACGGCCCTGTGGATGCGACTTTTAATGCGGTTAAATCACTTTACAGCCATCAAGCGCATTTGCAGCTCTATCAAGTGCATGCCGTGACCGAGGGAACAGACGCGCAGGCCACAGTTTCAGTGCGGATGGAAGAAGATGGCAATATTGCCACGGGTCAATCGGCAGATACGGATACCGTGGTGGCTAGTGCTAAAGCTTATATCAATGCGTTGAACCGTCTCTTTATTCGCCGTGGCCGCATCGGTGAAGACAAAAAAGAAATCACCTACAGAGATGTATCTTGA
- a CDS encoding EamA family transporter: MVYTAADEKQKYLPPSVSGNLQCMAAVGIFAFGFPAAEQLLETWGIISLITIRNGLALVLLIGLLARAQGLNTLRRLPWVQGFWVGAVGFGIGSLLLLVTQYLTNAVTAALAAATMPIFAVILEVVLDKRQLTKRFLGAVALVLCGGFVATNAELGDLRFGWGLLLGLLATSFFAWGSRATVKHFPDLTPLARTTVTTGGMFGFCTIAFGAALVFNVPATHVPAPEAVEIILLLIYAWGALAISQLLWIKGVGQIGIAVASFHLNATPFYVMLILLMFGHDWNWVQAVGAFILAFGVIIAQSKHNAADSTS; this comes from the coding sequence ATGGTTTACACTGCTGCAGATGAAAAACAAAAGTACTTACCGCCAAGCGTGTCAGGCAATTTGCAATGCATGGCGGCTGTTGGCATCTTTGCGTTTGGATTTCCAGCCGCTGAGCAGCTTTTAGAAACCTGGGGTATTATTTCACTGATTACCATCAGAAATGGATTGGCTTTGGTTTTGTTGATTGGCCTTTTGGCAAGAGCGCAAGGTCTAAATACCCTGCGCCGCCTGCCTTGGGTGCAAGGGTTTTGGGTGGGAGCCGTCGGGTTTGGTATCGGGTCACTACTTTTGCTTGTAACGCAATATCTTACCAATGCCGTCACGGCTGCCTTGGCTGCCGCTACAATGCCCATTTTTGCCGTCATATTGGAGGTAGTGTTAGACAAAAGACAATTAACCAAAAGGTTTCTTGGCGCAGTCGCGCTGGTTTTATGCGGCGGATTTGTGGCCACCAATGCAGAATTAGGCGACTTGCGGTTCGGTTGGGGATTACTTTTAGGATTGTTAGCAACATCGTTTTTTGCTTGGGGGTCGCGGGCAACGGTGAAACATTTTCCCGACCTGACACCGCTTGCACGCACCACTGTCACCACTGGTGGAATGTTTGGTTTTTGCACTATCGCATTTGGCGCAGCACTTGTTTTCAACGTCCCGGCAACCCATGTTCCGGCACCCGAGGCCGTCGAAATTATCCTGCTTTTGATTTATGCTTGGGGGGCGTTGGCTATTTCACAACTTCTATGGATAAAAGGTGTCGGTCAAATCGGCATTGCCGTGGCCTCTTTTCATCTTAATGCCACGCCTTTTTATGTGATGTTGATTTTGCTGATGTTTGGCCATGATTGGAATTGGGTACAGGCCGTTGGCGCTTTTATTCTAGCGTTTGGAGTGATCATTGCCCAAAGCAAGCACAACGCTGCGGATTCGACGAGTTAA
- a CDS encoding HAMP domain-containing protein, producing MLQLKVAPKVISFLLIICFSISLVTGWMSYQSGKRALEEFSFNQLTAIRAIKSNQMRNYLEFIEAQIQTLSQSRMTIDAMQEYKSAFTALSQELMAAKRPTEMVKAGSPLYSYYESEFLPRLEKGSREAQELDQFLPNSDVSIYLQHHYIAKNAAPVGSKDEMNNAQDGSSYSAVHEKYHSIFRSYLQKFGYYDIFLIDDETGEIIYSVFKETDYATSLISGAFSRSNIADAFQSARELKTSDAVKFTDFKYYEPSYGAPAAFVGSPIYEGDTRVGVLIFQLPVDQINEIMTGGQNWINDGLGNSGETYLVGSDGSMRSVSRFLIEDRDGYFEALRGLSYPEKTIKQLDNFDTSILLQNVQTQAATQALSGKTETAIIDDYRGVSVLSSYTPLKYGDDQWAVISEIDAAEAFAPVAKLSQNLALSAVVIALGVGLIAAMVAGRFIGPIRALAGAAEEVSSGNTKVELPVKSKDEIGLLTENFNQMVVNLRDQRAAIEQQVEENTKLLLNVLPPPIAERLKSGESNIADAYASASIIFTDLVGFTAWSKGMPAMAVLTMLDELFGSFDQVAKELGVEKIKTMGDAYMAVCGLPMPNENHTQVMAELALGILGKLEEFNRRNGTEMKMRVGLHCGPVVAGVIGTSKFIYDLWGESVNMASRMESTGLPNQIQISQNFYEAVKDQYKTELRGEITVKGAGQVKTYILHRAMQA from the coding sequence ATGCTCCAATTGAAAGTCGCGCCCAAGGTAATAAGTTTCCTATTGATAATATGTTTTAGCATCAGCTTGGTCACAGGCTGGATGAGCTATCAAAGTGGTAAGCGCGCTTTGGAAGAGTTTTCATTCAACCAATTAACGGCAATCCGGGCGATCAAAAGCAACCAGATGCGCAATTACTTAGAGTTTATTGAAGCACAAATACAAACGCTTTCCCAAAGCCGGATGACAATTGATGCGATGCAGGAATATAAATCTGCGTTTACTGCATTATCGCAGGAATTGATGGCGGCAAAGCGACCCACAGAAATGGTTAAAGCCGGAAGCCCACTTTATAGCTATTATGAGAGTGAATTTCTGCCAAGGCTCGAAAAAGGGTCGCGTGAAGCTCAGGAACTTGACCAGTTTTTGCCAAATTCAGACGTTTCGATATACTTACAGCACCACTATATTGCTAAAAACGCGGCACCAGTGGGCAGCAAAGACGAAATGAACAATGCTCAGGATGGCAGCAGCTATAGCGCGGTTCATGAAAAGTATCATTCCATTTTTAGAAGTTATCTACAAAAATTTGGCTATTATGATATTTTTCTGATCGATGATGAAACTGGTGAAATCATCTATTCGGTATTCAAAGAAACCGACTATGCCACCAGCTTGATTTCTGGTGCATTTAGCCGATCAAACATTGCAGATGCATTTCAGTCGGCGCGGGAACTGAAAACGTCTGACGCTGTGAAATTTACCGACTTTAAATATTATGAACCTTCTTATGGAGCGCCGGCCGCCTTTGTGGGCAGCCCGATATACGAGGGGGACACACGGGTTGGGGTCTTGATTTTCCAGCTTCCCGTAGACCAGATTAATGAAATCATGACTGGGGGACAAAATTGGATCAATGACGGGTTAGGCAATTCTGGCGAAACTTATTTGGTGGGCTCGGATGGTTCAATGCGTAGCGTATCGCGGTTTTTGATTGAAGACCGTGATGGGTATTTCGAAGCGCTTCGCGGCCTTTCATATCCAGAAAAGACGATCAAGCAATTGGATAATTTTGATACTTCAATTTTATTACAAAATGTTCAAACACAGGCTGCTACACAGGCCTTATCCGGCAAAACTGAAACAGCGATTATTGACGATTACCGGGGTGTTTCTGTTCTAAGCTCTTATACGCCATTAAAATATGGTGATGACCAATGGGCAGTTATCTCGGAAATTGACGCAGCAGAAGCCTTTGCGCCAGTTGCAAAACTAAGTCAAAATCTTGCTCTGTCGGCAGTGGTGATAGCCCTTGGAGTTGGTCTTATCGCGGCCATGGTCGCCGGACGGTTCATTGGTCCCATTAGAGCATTGGCAGGGGCTGCCGAAGAGGTAAGTTCGGGCAATACAAAGGTTGAGTTGCCGGTGAAATCCAAAGATGAAATCGGTCTATTGACCGAAAACTTTAATCAGATGGTGGTTAATTTACGTGATCAACGCGCGGCAATAGAGCAGCAAGTTGAGGAAAACACCAAATTATTGCTGAATGTGCTTCCGCCCCCGATCGCAGAGCGTCTTAAAAGTGGTGAATCTAACATTGCAGATGCCTATGCCAGCGCGAGCATTATCTTTACTGATCTCGTAGGCTTTACCGCGTGGTCCAAAGGAATGCCCGCTATGGCGGTTTTGACTATGCTCGATGAATTGTTCGGATCCTTCGATCAGGTTGCAAAAGAGCTTGGCGTAGAAAAAATTAAAACGATGGGCGATGCCTATATGGCGGTTTGCGGCCTGCCAATGCCAAATGAAAATCATACTCAAGTTATGGCAGAACTGGCATTAGGTATTTTAGGAAAGTTAGAGGAATTTAATCGTCGCAATGGGACTGAAATGAAAATGCGCGTAGGACTACATTGTGGGCCTGTTGTCGCCGGCGTTATTGGGACTTCAAAATTCATCTATGATCTGTGGGGCGAAAGCGTGAATATGGCTAGTCGTATGGAGTCCACAGGACTTCCTAACCAGATTCAAATCAGTCAGAATTTTTACGAAGCAGTCAAAGATCAGTACAAAACAGAACTCCGAGGCGAAATTACGGTCAAGGGCGCAGGCCAGGTCAAAACCTATATCTTGCATCGTGCGATGCAGGCCTAA
- the cysK gene encoding cysteine synthase A, translating into MTSSDQIFRTQGRGTIYNSIVETVGNTPVVRLNRIAPEHVNIYVKIEAFNPAASVKDRLALNIIEAAERSGDLKPGQTVVEATSGNTGIGLAMVCAAKGYPLVVTMADSFSIERRKLMRFLGAKVVLTPRAEKGFGMYQKAKELAEANGWFLAHQFETAANADIHASTTGAEILSDFSDKKLDYFVTGYGTGGTITGVARALRASIPDTKIVLSEPANAALLTSKLEQERNAAGEPTKSHPEFQPHPIQGWTPDFIPLVLQEAIDNALYDDLLKVSGDDGMKWAKRLAREEGIFTGVSGGSSLAVAIEVASHAPAGSNILCMLPDTGERYLSTPLFDDIEEEMSADEIDLSQSTPGYQLG; encoded by the coding sequence ATGACTTCTTCTGATCAGATTTTCCGCACGCAAGGGCGCGGCACCATATATAATTCTATCGTTGAAACCGTTGGAAATACCCCGGTTGTCCGGCTCAACAGGATCGCGCCAGAGCATGTAAACATATACGTAAAAATCGAAGCCTTTAACCCTGCGGCCTCAGTTAAGGACCGTCTGGCGCTCAATATAATCGAAGCGGCGGAACGCTCTGGGGATTTAAAACCAGGACAGACTGTGGTCGAAGCCACCAGCGGAAATACTGGCATTGGGCTGGCAATGGTTTGCGCTGCAAAAGGATATCCTTTGGTGGTGACTATGGCCGATAGCTTTTCCATCGAACGGCGCAAACTCATGCGCTTTCTGGGGGCTAAGGTTGTACTGACACCCCGCGCCGAAAAAGGCTTTGGCATGTATCAAAAAGCCAAAGAACTGGCAGAGGCCAATGGCTGGTTTTTAGCGCATCAGTTTGAGACAGCAGCCAATGCAGATATTCATGCCTCGACCACCGGTGCGGAAATCTTAAGTGACTTTAGTGATAAAAAACTGGATTATTTTGTCACTGGCTATGGCACCGGCGGTACCATAACCGGCGTAGCACGCGCCTTGCGTGCATCAATTCCAGATACGAAAATCGTTCTGAGTGAGCCAGCGAACGCAGCACTGTTGACCTCCAAACTAGAACAAGAGCGCAATGCGGCAGGCGAACCCACCAAAAGCCATCCCGAGTTCCAGCCACACCCAATCCAAGGCTGGACACCGGATTTTATTCCTCTTGTACTGCAAGAGGCTATCGACAATGCGCTCTATGATGATTTGCTGAAAGTCAGTGGCGATGATGGAATGAAATGGGCCAAACGACTGGCAAGGGAAGAAGGAATTTTCACCGGAGTATCAGGCGGATCGAGCCTTGCAGTTGCCATTGAGGTCGCCTCTCACGCGCCCGCTGGCTCAAATATACTGTGCATGCTGCCGGATACCGGCGAGCGGTATTTATCAACACCGCTATTTGATGACATCGAGGAAGAGATGTCCGCAGATGAAATTGATTTATCGCAATCTACCCCCGGGTATCAATTGGGCTAA
- a CDS encoding betaine/proline/choline family ABC transporter ATP-binding protein (Members of the family are the ATP-binding subunit of ABC transporters for substrates such as betaine, L-proline or other amino acids, choline, carnitine, etc. The substrate specificity is best determined from the substrate-binding subunit, rather than this subunit, as it interacts with the permease subunit and not with substrate directly.), with the protein MTSNAKIQIRNLYKIFGTDPKSALNFVKDGMNKDELLAKHGHVLGLNDISVDMKEGAITVVMGLSGSGKSTLIRHINRLIEPTDGQVLIDGEDALLLGTEALREKRRSDMSMVFQKFALLPHRTVLDNSALPLEVRGVEREERRRAAAGWLERVGLGGYENHHPNQLSGGMQQRVGLARALTSNSDIMLMDEAFSALDPLIRSDMQKLLLDLHLELRKTIIFITHDLDEALRLANHLVILKDGAIVQQGEPQSILLNPGDPYIEDFVSDINRARVLRVKSIMEDTVSASSFAGDIEMEDNLESVIALSGGDTGHTYRVVKNGEPMGQLDMKAVMRALVPRAASGPRRVA; encoded by the coding sequence ATGACCAGCAATGCAAAAATTCAAATTCGTAACCTTTATAAGATTTTTGGTACCGACCCCAAGTCCGCACTAAACTTTGTTAAAGATGGAATGAACAAAGACGAATTGCTAGCCAAGCATGGACATGTTTTGGGATTAAATGACATTTCTGTCGACATGAAAGAGGGCGCTATTACCGTAGTGATGGGGCTATCAGGGTCTGGAAAATCCACTTTAATTCGACACATAAACCGTTTGATTGAACCTACTGACGGTCAGGTTTTGATCGATGGTGAGGATGCCTTGTTGCTGGGAACCGAGGCATTGCGCGAAAAACGGCGGTCAGATATGTCGATGGTTTTTCAAAAATTTGCACTTTTGCCCCATCGCACAGTGCTGGATAATTCCGCTCTTCCTTTAGAAGTGCGCGGCGTTGAGCGCGAAGAGCGCCGGCGCGCAGCTGCTGGATGGCTTGAGAGGGTTGGCCTTGGCGGGTATGAAAATCATCATCCCAACCAACTGTCTGGCGGTATGCAGCAACGGGTTGGCCTTGCTCGGGCGCTCACCTCAAACTCAGACATTATGCTGATGGACGAAGCCTTTTCAGCACTTGATCCACTGATCCGTAGCGATATGCAAAAGCTTTTACTTGATCTGCATTTGGAATTGAGAAAAACGATAATCTTTATCACCCATGATCTTGATGAGGCCCTGCGTTTGGCCAACCACCTTGTCATTCTAAAAGATGGCGCGATTGTTCAACAGGGCGAACCTCAGAGCATTTTGTTGAACCCAGGCGATCCTTATATTGAGGATTTTGTGAGCGACATCAACCGAGCCCGTGTTTTGCGTGTTAAATCAATTATGGAGGACACGGTTTCCGCCAGTAGCTTTGCTGGTGACATCGAGATGGAAGATAACCTCGAATCTGTGATTGCTCTTTCCGGTGGCGATACCGGACATACCTACAGGGTGGTTAAAAATGGTGAGCCTATGGGTCAGCTTGACATGAAAGCGGTCATGCGCGCGCTAGTGCCACGCGCAGCTTCAGGACCTCGAAGGGTCGCATAG
- a CDS encoding ABC transporter permease subunit — protein sequence MAYYDGIFNALGLRTWCDADAGGSNLSMASLLAKTKPGTADDGPLFPFPSMDELHQACSSMPQSRDFTASVEAAFLEVKDVLKLVLDPMTQPLSWLLELALTGFVSAPWWIILPLLLLFVWYVSRSVAVTAFVTLSFVFLGFIDHLEAALQTLAIIGVCTGICIILGVPIGIAMAKSNSLQRALIPLLDLLQTLPTFVYLIPLIFLFSVTEPKLYGIAIIVYAIVPVIRLTDLGIRLVDRDVVEAANAFGMSPRQKLFGVELPLALPNIMAGVNQTIMMSLAMVVIASLVSAPGLGVLVLRGIRNLELGVGLIAGLGIVLLAIILDRVSKAAIARVSSDQTQG from the coding sequence ATGGCTTATTATGACGGCATATTCAATGCTTTGGGGCTTAGAACTTGGTGCGATGCCGATGCCGGCGGCTCAAATCTGTCAATGGCAAGCTTGTTGGCAAAAACCAAGCCCGGAACGGCCGATGATGGGCCTCTGTTTCCATTTCCGTCCATGGATGAGCTGCATCAAGCCTGCTCATCTATGCCGCAATCACGTGACTTCACAGCATCGGTAGAAGCCGCGTTTCTAGAAGTAAAAGATGTCTTGAAACTGGTTTTGGACCCAATGACCCAACCACTTTCATGGCTTTTAGAATTGGCGCTGACCGGTTTTGTATCCGCCCCTTGGTGGATTATACTGCCGCTTTTATTGCTTTTCGTGTGGTATGTTTCGCGCTCTGTTGCGGTCACTGCTTTTGTCACACTATCTTTTGTATTTCTCGGCTTTATCGATCACCTAGAAGCCGCTTTGCAAACGCTCGCTATCATCGGGGTTTGTACCGGCATATGTATCATATTGGGCGTTCCAATCGGGATTGCGATGGCAAAATCCAACAGCTTGCAAAGGGCCTTGATCCCGCTGCTTGATCTTCTGCAGACATTGCCGACCTTTGTCTATCTTATTCCTTTGATCTTTTTGTTTAGCGTGACCGAGCCGAAACTCTACGGCATTGCGATCATTGTCTATGCCATCGTTCCGGTTATCCGGCTTACCGACCTTGGAATACGGCTGGTGGACCGCGATGTTGTTGAGGCGGCGAATGCCTTTGGTATGTCACCAAGACAAAAACTATTCGGTGTTGAGCTGCCGCTTGCGCTGCCTAACATCATGGCCGGTGTGAACCAGACCATCATGATGAGCCTTGCAATGGTAGTCATTGCCTCGCTGGTCTCTGCGCCGGGGCTCGGTGTGCTTGTTCTTCGTGGCATTCGAAATCTGGAACTGGGTGTTGGCCTAATCGCTGGCCTTGGGATTGTGCTTCTCGCGATCATCCTTGACCGCGTGTCCAAAGCCGCCATTGCGCGCGTCTCTTCAGATCAAACACAAGGATAG